A window of the Sphaerobacter thermophilus DSM 20745 genome harbors these coding sequences:
- a CDS encoding FAD binding domain-containing protein, which produces MKPAPFAYAVASSVDEAIHTLQQYGPDARPLAGGQSLIPAMNMRLARPAYLVDINRVAELRYIRETPDGLAIGALTRHRQVERSEVVQRANPLLQEAARQIGHFQIRTRGTIGGSLAHNDPNAEYVVVARLLEAEIVATGPGGQRVIPARDFFVGYLATTLAPDELITEVRIPRLNGKGAAFVKLARRHGDFAMISAAATMELNPDGTIKDARVALGNVGGGIPYLAAIDMTGQSPTPDLLADIALGIASNVQPDPDGTVDVSYKKHLAGVVARRAMETALARAKGEI; this is translated from the coding sequence ATGAAGCCCGCTCCATTCGCCTACGCGGTTGCCTCGAGCGTCGACGAGGCGATCCACACGCTGCAGCAGTATGGGCCGGACGCGCGACCGCTCGCGGGCGGGCAAAGCCTGATACCAGCCATGAACATGCGCCTGGCTCGCCCGGCCTATCTCGTCGATATCAACCGCGTTGCTGAATTGCGCTATATCCGCGAGACGCCGGACGGGCTCGCCATCGGGGCACTCACGCGGCACCGCCAGGTCGAGCGCTCAGAGGTGGTGCAGCGCGCGAACCCGCTCTTGCAGGAGGCCGCACGGCAGATCGGACACTTCCAGATCAGGACGCGGGGCACCATCGGCGGGAGCCTCGCCCACAACGACCCCAACGCGGAGTATGTGGTCGTCGCCCGCCTGCTGGAGGCCGAGATCGTCGCCACCGGCCCAGGCGGCCAGCGGGTGATCCCGGCCCGCGACTTCTTCGTTGGGTACCTGGCCACGACCCTCGCGCCCGATGAGCTGATCACGGAGGTTCGCATCCCCAGGCTCAACGGGAAGGGCGCTGCCTTCGTCAAGCTGGCGCGGCGCCACGGGGACTTCGCGATGATCTCCGCGGCGGCCACCATGGAGCTCAACCCGGATGGAACGATCAAGGACGCACGGGTGGCCCTCGGCAACGTCGGCGGAGGCATCCCGTACCTGGCCGCGATCGACATGACCGGCCAGAGCCCGACGCCCGACCTGCTGGCCGACATTGCCCTCGGCATCGCCTCCAACGTCCAGCCAGACCCAGACGGCACCGTGGACGTGAGCTACAAGAAGCACCTGGCCGGCGTCGTGGCTCGGCGGGCCATGGAGACGGCTCTGGCACGTGCGAAGGGAGAGATCTAG
- a CDS encoding N-acyl homoserine lactonase family protein gives MAATNWTIYPLLLGEADVSRILDAFWSLSREKDVVTVPILAWLLIPDGEARPILVDTGFSDAERAMSIQRLGPHRSRPEWTLEAQLALHGLTVADIETVILTHLHYDHAGGCVALPQARFVVQRSELQAAAATIVSRQLDFGGGAVFYDRRDVALLVDTFWPRVDLLEGDAEVAPGVRCVLFANTHTPGSQAVYVQTAGGTAVILGDIARNVELNINQGIPPGLYYDLEATRRAMARIRADADFPLPTHDYDIFHRWADGLPARAGR, from the coding sequence ATGGCGGCAACTAACTGGACTATCTACCCCTTGCTGCTCGGCGAGGCGGACGTCTCGCGGATCCTCGACGCCTTCTGGTCGCTGAGCCGGGAGAAGGACGTCGTGACCGTGCCGATCCTCGCCTGGCTGCTCATCCCCGACGGCGAGGCGCGACCGATTCTGGTCGATACCGGCTTCAGCGACGCCGAGCGGGCCATGTCGATTCAGCGGCTTGGCCCGCACCGCAGCCGGCCCGAGTGGACCCTGGAGGCCCAACTGGCCCTCCACGGCCTCACTGTGGCGGACATCGAGACGGTCATCCTGACCCACCTGCACTACGACCACGCTGGTGGCTGCGTGGCACTGCCACAGGCGCGCTTCGTCGTGCAGCGGAGCGAACTGCAGGCAGCGGCCGCCACCATCGTTTCCCGGCAGCTCGACTTCGGAGGCGGGGCTGTCTTCTACGACCGCCGGGATGTCGCATTGCTGGTCGACACGTTCTGGCCGCGCGTTGACCTCCTGGAGGGAGACGCCGAGGTCGCGCCCGGTGTGCGCTGCGTGCTCTTTGCGAATACCCACACCCCGGGGAGTCAGGCCGTCTACGTCCAGACCGCCGGTGGGACGGCGGTCATCCTGGGCGATATCGCTCGCAATGTGGAGTTGAACATCAACCAGGGGATTCCGCCCGGGCTGTACTACGACCTCGAAGCGACGCGGCGTGCCATGGCCCGCATCCGCGCGGACGCCGACTTCCCGCTCCCCACCCACGACTACGACATCTTCCACCGCTGGGCAGATGGGCTGCCGGCCCGGGCAGGGAGGTGA